In one Thermithiobacillus plumbiphilus genomic region, the following are encoded:
- a CDS encoding type IV pilus twitching motility protein PilT — MDITELLSFAVKNKASDTHLSSGLPPMIRINGEVKRLNIEPLDAKAVHAMIYDIMNDKQRKFFEENLEVDFSVDLGGVARFRVNAFQQDRGPAAAFRTIPSEVLSLEQINAPAAFKSIIEVPRGLILVTGPTGSGKSTTLAAMINHINENKHEHILTIEDPIEFVHKAKKCLINQREVGPQTHSFSNALRSALREDPDIILVGELRDLETIRLALTAAETGHLVFGTLHTSSAPKTIDRIIDVFPAAEKDMVRAMLSESLRAVIAQTLLKTADGNSRVAAHEIMIGTPAIRNLIREGKVAQMVSVIQTGQREGMQTLDQNLIDLVKARRVRAEDAMRKAQNRDLFANIGAL, encoded by the coding sequence ATGGACATCACGGAACTGTTGAGCTTTGCGGTCAAGAACAAGGCGTCGGATACCCACCTGTCTTCGGGATTACCGCCCATGATCCGCATCAATGGCGAGGTCAAGCGCCTGAACATCGAACCGCTCGATGCCAAGGCGGTGCATGCCATGATCTATGACATCATGAACGACAAGCAGCGCAAGTTCTTCGAGGAAAACCTGGAAGTCGACTTCTCTGTCGATCTCGGCGGCGTCGCCCGTTTCCGTGTCAATGCCTTCCAGCAGGATCGCGGTCCGGCGGCGGCCTTCCGGACCATTCCCTCCGAGGTGCTGTCGCTGGAGCAGATCAATGCGCCCGCGGCCTTCAAGAGCATCATCGAGGTGCCGCGTGGCCTGATTCTCGTGACTGGCCCCACCGGCTCGGGCAAGTCCACCACGCTGGCGGCGATGATCAATCACATCAACGAGAACAAGCACGAGCACATCCTCACCATCGAGGATCCGATCGAGTTCGTGCACAAGGCCAAGAAGTGCCTGATCAACCAGCGCGAGGTGGGGCCGCAGACCCATTCTTTCTCCAACGCCCTGCGCTCGGCCCTGCGCGAGGATCCTGATATCATCCTGGTGGGCGAGTTGCGCGATCTCGAAACCATCCGTCTGGCCCTGACCGCCGCCGAAACCGGCCACTTGGTGTTCGGTACCCTGCATACCAGCTCCGCGCCCAAGACCATCGATCGTATCATCGATGTCTTCCCGGCTGCCGAGAAGGACATGGTGCGCGCGATGCTGTCCGAGTCCCTGCGCGCCGTGATCGCCCAGACCCTCCTCAAGACCGCCGACGGTAACAGCCGGGTGGCGGCGCACGAGATCATGATCGGCACGCCCGCCATCCGCAACCTCATCCGCGAGGGCAAGGTGGCGCAGATGGTGTCGGTCATCCAGACCGGGCAGCGCGAGGGCATGCAGACCCTGGATCAGAACCTCATCGACCTGGTCAAGGCCCGGCGGGTGCGTGCCGAAGATGCCATGCGCAAGGCCCAGAACCGGGATCTCTTTGCCAATATTGGCGCCTTATGA
- a CDS encoding YggT family protein — translation MISGSLLISLANIISLVLTLYFYAILIRALLSWVNPDPYNPVVRFIVRITEPVLGPFRRLIPPISGFDISPIVALLVIEFGKNLLVRWLYSMAGPGLT, via the coding sequence ATGATATCAGGTAGCCTGCTCATCAGCCTGGCCAATATCATCAGTCTGGTGCTGACCCTGTATTTTTACGCCATCCTGATCCGTGCCCTGCTCTCCTGGGTCAATCCCGACCCCTACAATCCGGTGGTGCGATTCATCGTGCGCATCACCGAGCCGGTGCTTGGTCCCTTCCGCCGCCTGATCCCGCCCATCAGCGGCTTTGACATCTCGCCAATCGTCGCCCTGCTGGTGATCGAGTTCGGCAAGAATCTGCTGGTGCGCTGGCTCTACAGCATGGCGGGTCCTGGATTGACGTGA
- a CDS encoding PilT/PilU family type 4a pilus ATPase, with translation MSFRDLLLLMNQRNASDLYLTVGAPPTFKIDGKSVPVGSSSLKPMETVALAREMMTEEQLGEFEAHKELNMALSVPQVGRFRVNAFYQRNEVGMVLRSIKTDIPQLEGLRLPPILRELAMTKRGLILFVGATGSGKSTSLAAMVGYRNRHDSGHILTIEDPIEFLHRHEKSIVNQREVGIDTESYEEALKNALRQAPDVILIGEIRARETMEHAVAFAETGHLCLSTLHANNANQALDRIINFFPEDRRSQLLMDLSLNLKAVVSQRLIPRKDGKGRSAAIEVLLNSPTVADLIYKGEVGAIKEVMAKSTEMGMQTFDQALLKLYMDGEISYEDALHNADSINEVRLAIKLECMRQGREDPGLRSALGTTPELQVEE, from the coding sequence TTGAGTTTTCGCGATCTACTTTTGCTGATGAACCAGCGCAATGCCTCGGATCTCTATCTGACCGTCGGCGCGCCGCCCACCTTCAAGATCGATGGCAAGAGCGTGCCGGTCGGCAGCTCCTCGCTCAAGCCCATGGAAACCGTGGCCCTGGCGCGGGAGATGATGACTGAGGAACAGCTCGGGGAATTCGAGGCTCACAAGGAGCTGAACATGGCCCTGAGCGTGCCCCAGGTAGGCCGCTTCCGCGTCAATGCCTTCTATCAGCGCAACGAAGTCGGGATGGTGCTGCGTTCGATCAAGACCGACATCCCGCAACTGGAAGGTTTGCGATTGCCCCCGATTCTGCGCGAACTGGCGATGACCAAGCGCGGCCTGATCCTGTTCGTCGGCGCCACCGGTTCCGGCAAGTCGACCTCGCTGGCGGCCATGGTTGGCTACCGCAACCGCCATGACAGCGGTCACATCCTCACCATCGAGGACCCGATCGAGTTCCTGCACCGCCACGAGAAGTCCATCGTCAACCAGCGCGAAGTGGGCATCGATACCGAGTCTTACGAGGAGGCGCTGAAGAACGCCCTGCGCCAGGCGCCGGACGTGATCCTCATCGGCGAGATCCGCGCGCGCGAGACCATGGAGCACGCCGTTGCCTTCGCCGAAACCGGCCATCTCTGCCTGTCCACCCTGCATGCCAACAACGCCAACCAGGCCCTGGACCGCATCATCAACTTCTTCCCCGAGGACCGGCGCAGCCAGCTCCTGATGGACCTGTCGCTGAATCTCAAGGCGGTCGTCTCGCAGCGGCTGATCCCGCGCAAGGACGGAAAGGGGCGCAGTGCGGCGATCGAGGTGTTGCTGAACTCCCCGACCGTGGCCGATCTCATCTACAAAGGGGAGGTGGGCGCGATCAAGGAGGTCATGGCCAAATCCACCGAGATGGGCATGCAGACCTTCGACCAGGCCCTGCTGAAGCTCTATATGGATGGGGAAATCAGCTACGAGGATGCCCTGCACAATGCCGACTCGATCAACGAGGTGCGACTGGCCATCAAGCTCGAATGCATGCGCCAGGGCCGCGAGGATCCGGGGCTGCGCAGCGCCCTGGGGACGACACCCGAGTTGCAGGTGGAAGAATAG
- a CDS encoding porin family protein, protein MNKKILAALASTLVLGAVAVPGAMAQGYMSQSSGNWTGPYVGGRIGLNNSDSDISADSKTAFTGGAQLGYNMNMGGPVIGAEGFIDWNASADHATYPYGPLSYGSYVWGADAKLGVDLGQFMPYGKLGIASTNLTDDASGDEWGLHGGLGIEYMIMPNVSAKGEWTYSRANIGFPEAEFTNNNFTVGVNYYFK, encoded by the coding sequence ATGAACAAGAAGATCCTCGCAGCACTTGCTTCCACCCTGGTCCTTGGGGCGGTTGCCGTACCTGGCGCCATGGCGCAAGGATACATGTCCCAGAGTTCGGGAAACTGGACCGGGCCTTATGTGGGTGGCCGAATCGGTCTGAACAATTCCGATTCCGATATTAGCGCGGATAGCAAAACCGCATTTACCGGTGGCGCCCAACTGGGTTACAACATGAACATGGGTGGCCCGGTGATTGGTGCGGAAGGATTCATTGACTGGAATGCCTCAGCGGACCACGCCACCTACCCCTACGGACCCTTGAGCTATGGCAGCTATGTCTGGGGCGCTGACGCCAAGCTCGGCGTCGATCTGGGTCAGTTCATGCCTTATGGCAAGCTCGGCATAGCCAGCACCAATCTCACGGACGATGCCAGTGGCGATGAGTGGGGCCTGCATGGCGGCCTGGGCATTGAATATATGATCATGCCCAATGTTTCAGCCAAGGGCGAGTGGACCTACAGCCGGGCCAATATTGGTTTCCCCGAAGCTGAATTCACGAACAACAACTTCACCGTGGGCGTGAACTACTATTTCAAGTAA
- a CDS encoding DUF167 domain-containing protein — MNAENPAWHWQDRDLILAIHAQPGAKRTEIAGQHGNALKIRVQARPVDGAANAALIRFLAEQFEIPQRRISILQGETGREKVLRLREPDHSHALSRLRAWNLA; from the coding sequence GTGAACGCTGAAAATCCTGCCTGGCACTGGCAGGATCGAGATCTGATCCTTGCCATTCATGCCCAGCCTGGCGCCAAACGCACCGAGATTGCCGGGCAGCATGGCAACGCCCTGAAAATCAGGGTACAGGCAAGACCCGTGGATGGTGCGGCCAATGCCGCCCTGATCCGCTTCCTGGCGGAACAGTTCGAGATTCCGCAACGCCGGATCAGCATCCTGCAGGGCGAGACTGGCCGCGAAAAGGTCCTGCGACTGCGGGAACCAGATCATTCTCATGCGCTCTCCCGCCTTCGTGCCTGGAACCTGGCCTGA
- a CDS encoding YggS family pyridoxal phosphate-dependent enzyme: MSADNCTDIESRLQAVHQRIAAAAGKAGRDPAGIRLLAVSKGVGEAGIRQTIATGQHLFGESYIQEAVDKLAALADCPDLEWHFIGPIQRNKTQLIARHFDWVHGLDRLLIAERLNAQRDPARPLNVLIQVNVSGEASKAGIEPAELDALVDGVLRLPHLRLRGLMALPSPDLTQASLQFGQMAGYFQSLRARCPDAAIDTLSMGMSDDLELAVVAGSTMLRIGSAIFGPREYRRAAPD, translated from the coding sequence ATGTCAGCGGACAATTGCACGGATATCGAAAGCCGCCTCCAGGCAGTGCATCAGAGAATCGCGGCCGCCGCCGGAAAAGCCGGCCGCGACCCGGCGGGCATCCGCCTGCTGGCGGTCTCCAAGGGTGTCGGCGAGGCAGGCATCCGCCAGACCATAGCCACCGGACAGCATCTCTTTGGCGAGAGCTACATCCAGGAGGCCGTGGACAAGCTGGCTGCCCTGGCGGACTGCCCGGACCTGGAATGGCACTTCATCGGTCCCATCCAGCGCAACAAGACGCAGCTCATTGCCAGGCATTTTGATTGGGTACATGGGCTCGACCGCCTGCTGATCGCTGAGCGCCTGAATGCCCAGCGTGATCCCGCCCGCCCGCTGAATGTGCTGATCCAGGTCAATGTCAGCGGTGAAGCGAGCAAGGCAGGCATTGAACCAGCCGAGTTGGATGCGCTGGTCGATGGCGTACTGCGGCTGCCGCATCTGCGCCTGCGTGGCCTGATGGCGCTGCCAAGTCCCGATCTGACTCAGGCCAGCTTGCAGTTCGGGCAGATGGCGGGCTATTTTCAGAGCCTGCGCGCCCGCTGCCCCGACGCAGCAATCGACACGCTGTCCATGGGCATGTCGGATGATCTGGAACTGGCCGTGGTGGCCGGGAGCACCATGCTGCGCATCGGCAGCGCCATCTTCGGACCCCGCGAGTACCGGCGCGCCGCGCCAGACTGA
- the proC gene encoding pyrroline-5-carboxylate reductase, producing the protein MSKGTSKTQNKNGSSVTPVSKARKLAIIGGGNMARSLIGGLLHDGWKPRQFRVADPNASQRDLLSQTLGVTVFEDNQEAAAGADGVVLAVKPQALSKVARELAPALIQTKPLIISVVAGIRTADIQRWIGAPVPIVRVMPNTPALVAAGASGLYATPEVNNVQVDFAESMMRAVGLVVWIQQEYLMDSVTALSGSGPAYLFLVLEAMEDAAVAQGLDRRTARLLTLQTVFGAAKMALESEDTPATLRSHVTSPGGTTAAGVRELERGMRDLFYQAIAAAAARSEAIANHYGAEGEE; encoded by the coding sequence ATGTCCAAAGGGACCAGCAAGACGCAGAACAAGAACGGCTCCTCGGTCACGCCGGTGTCCAAGGCGCGCAAGCTGGCCATCATCGGCGGCGGCAACATGGCCCGCAGCCTGATCGGCGGGCTCCTTCACGATGGCTGGAAGCCCCGCCAGTTCCGGGTCGCAGACCCCAACGCCTCGCAACGGGACCTGTTGTCGCAGACCCTGGGCGTCACGGTATTCGAGGACAATCAGGAAGCGGCAGCAGGGGCCGATGGCGTGGTGCTGGCCGTCAAGCCCCAGGCCCTGAGCAAGGTCGCGCGCGAGCTTGCACCCGCGCTGATCCAGACCAAGCCCCTGATCATTTCCGTGGTCGCCGGCATCCGTACCGCCGACATCCAGCGCTGGATCGGGGCGCCGGTGCCCATCGTGCGGGTCATGCCCAATACGCCGGCCCTGGTGGCGGCGGGCGCTTCGGGGCTTTACGCCACGCCCGAGGTCAACAATGTACAGGTCGATTTCGCCGAATCGATGATGCGTGCCGTGGGTCTGGTGGTCTGGATCCAGCAGGAGTATCTGATGGACTCGGTGACCGCCCTGTCCGGTAGTGGGCCGGCCTATCTCTTTCTGGTGCTTGAGGCCATGGAAGATGCGGCCGTCGCGCAGGGCCTGGATCGTCGCACCGCGCGCCTGCTGACCTTGCAGACTGTGTTCGGGGCGGCCAAGATGGCGCTGGAAAGCGAGGACACGCCCGCAACCCTGCGCAGCCACGTGACCAGTCCGGGCGGTACCACGGCGGCCGGGGTGCGGGAACTGGAGCGCGGCATGCGGGACCTATTCTATCAGGCAATTGCCGCCGCGGCCGCGCGCTCGGAGGCCATTGCCAATCATTACGGTGCGGAGGGAGAAGAATGA
- a CDS encoding class I SAM-dependent methyltransferase, which yields MSLRRTYTLWAAGYDALIAGATARARQQSLAGLGEVAGQRILIDGVGTGLDYPWLPVGADYVGVDLTWAMLKKAMDRPDGRQVRLVQGDAMQLPFAGAVFDRIVMHLILAVVPEPARALTEAVRVLKPGGQILIFDKFLKPGQKAPLRRLISPLLGRLATRTDVVFEDVLRDVSSLQLVSDVPALAGGWFRLIRLRKA from the coding sequence ATGAGCCTGCGCCGGACCTATACGCTCTGGGCCGCTGGTTACGATGCCCTCATCGCCGGGGCGACGGCGCGAGCGCGACAGCAAAGCCTGGCCGGACTGGGTGAGGTGGCCGGGCAGCGCATCCTCATCGATGGCGTGGGGACCGGGCTTGATTATCCCTGGCTGCCAGTGGGCGCGGATTATGTGGGGGTGGACCTGACCTGGGCCATGCTGAAGAAGGCTATGGATCGCCCGGATGGCAGGCAGGTGAGGCTGGTACAGGGAGACGCGATGCAGTTGCCCTTTGCCGGTGCGGTATTCGACCGGATCGTCATGCATCTGATCCTGGCCGTGGTACCCGAGCCGGCGCGCGCGCTGACTGAAGCCGTGCGCGTGCTGAAACCGGGCGGGCAGATCCTGATCTTCGATAAATTCCTGAAGCCGGGGCAAAAGGCACCGCTGCGGCGCCTGATCAGCCCCCTGCTCGGGAGGCTGGCCACGCGTACGGATGTGGTGTTTGAAGATGTGCTGCGTGATGTATCCAGCCTGCAGTTGGTGTCGGACGTCCCGGCGCTGGCAGGTGGCTGGTTTCGGCTGATCCGCTTGCGTAAGGCATAA